One window of Puntigrus tetrazona isolate hp1 unplaced genomic scaffold, ASM1883169v1 S000000575, whole genome shotgun sequence genomic DNA carries:
- the plod3 gene encoding LOW QUALITY PROTEIN: multifunctional procollagen lysine hydroxylase and glycosyltransferase LH3 (The sequence of the model RefSeq protein was modified relative to this genomic sequence to represent the inferred CDS: inserted 4 bases in 3 codons; deleted 2 bases in 1 codon; substituted 2 bases at 2 genomic stop codons): MLRAHWLSGRKRGGFFKLMVKFLPCIRELRESSSPGAENRAEPNQNPSAMTAVRLALILGLVQLCRPEPRTGKPDELLVITAATEVTDGYLRXTIRQFNYTVQVLGLGEDWKGGDVARTVGGGQKVRWLKKELEKHKDKPNTVIMFVDSYDVILVSGPEELLRKIXXVRFSTIFGFRSLYSASAXVDQRLCASTYPVMMHHGPEELLSVGFIGYAPEIHALVKQWKYKDDDDDQLFYTRIYLDKEQRRKFNITLDHKSHIFQNLNGAIEEVVLKFEKSRVRARNVAYDTLPVVIHGNGPTKLQLNYLGNYVPTAWTYEHGCGICDDDLLDLSGLSDEEMPLVYVAVFIEQPTPFLEEFLERLATLNYPHTRLRLFIHNNVVYHEQHVERFWTRHRLLFPGARLVGPEENLKQDQARNMAVEACKKDVSCDYFFSIDSDVALTNSDILRILIEENKAVIAPMLSRHGKLWSNFWGALSPEGFYSRSEDYIDIVQSKRVGLWNVPYITQVYLLRGETLRSRLAAVSLYQQEGMDADMSFCKSVREQGIFMFVSNRDEFGRLVSSTNYNISRLHPDMWQIFDNPMDWREKYIHENYSKIFEDDEKIVEQPCXGVYWFPAFSERMCDELVETMEDFGGWSGGKHTDERLAGGYENVPTVDIHMNQIQYEKEWLKFLKDYIVPVMKLYPGYYPKAQAVMNFVVRYRPDEQPSLRPHHDSSTFTINIALNSKNIDYEGGGCRFLRYDCKVEAPRKGWSFMHPGRLTHYHEGLPVTQGTRYIMVSFVDP; this comes from the exons ATGCTCCGCGCTCATTGGCTATCTGGACGGAAGCGAGGCGGTTTCTTCAAGTTGATGGTAAAATTCCTGCCCTGCATCCGAGAACTTCGGGAGAGTTCTTCCCCTGGAGCGGAAAACCGAGCCGAGCCGAACCAGAACCCGAGCGCGATGACTGCGGTGCGCCTGGCCTTGATTCTGGGCCTCGTTCAGCTCTGCCGACCCGAACCGCGGACCGGGAAGCCCG ATGAGCTGCTGGTGATCACGGCCGCGACCGAAGTGACCGACGGCTACCTGA CTACCATCCGTCAGTTCAACTACACCGTTcag GTTCTGGGTCTGGGTGAGGACTGGAAGGGTGGAGATGTGGCCCGGACCGTCGGAGGAGGACAGAAGGTTCGATGGCTGAAGAAAGAACTGgagaaacacaaagacaaacctAACACCGTCATCATGTTTGTGGACAG ttatgATGTGATTTTAGTAAGCGGTCCAGAGGAGCTGCTCAGGAAGATTTAATAAGTACGTTTCTCGACTATTTTTGGTTTTCGTAGCTTATACAGTGCTTCTGC GGTTGACCAGAGACTGTGTGCGTCCACATACCCAGTTATGATGCATCACGGTCCAGAGGAGCTGCTCA gtgtaggtttcATCGGCTATGCTCCTGAGATTCATGCTTTAGTGAAGCAGTGGAAATACAAGGACGACGATGACGACCAGCTGTTCTACACACGCATCTACCTGGATAAAGAgcagagg aggaAGTTCAACATCACTCTGGACCACAAATCCCACATTTTTCAGAATCTCAATGGAGCTATag AGGAAGTGGTCCTGAAGTTTGAGAAATCCAGAGTCAGAGCACGGAACGTGGCCTATGACACACTTCCTGTCGTTATCCATGGCAACGGTCCGACTAAG ctccaGCTGAATTATCTGGGTAACTACGTGCCGACGGCGTGGACGTATGAACACGGCTGTGGGATCTGTGACGATGATCTGCTGGACCTGAGCGGTCTGTCT gacGAGGAGATGCCGCTGGTGTATGTGGCCGTGTTTATCGAGCAGCCGACGCCGTTTCTGGAAGAATTTCTGGAGAGACTCGCAACTTTGAACTACCCACACACACGCTTACGACTCTTCATACACAACAAC gttGTGTATCACGAGCAGCACGTAGAGCGCTTCTGGACTCGCCACCGCTTGCTCTTCCCTGGGGCGAGACTCGTCGGACCGGAAGAAAACCTCAAACAAGACCAGGCCAGGAACATGGcagt cgAGGCGTGTAAGAAGGACGTCTCCTGCGATTATTTCTTCAGCATCGACTCTGATGTTGCTCTGACCAATTCAGATATTTTAAGGATCCTTATTGAAGAGAACAA AGCTGTGATCGCTCCCATGCTGTCTCGACACGGCAAGCTCTGGTCCAACTTCTGGGGAGCTCTGAGTCCGGAGGGTTTTTACTCGCGCTCGGAGGACTACATCGACATCGTCCAGAGcaagagagt TGGACTGTGGAACGTTCCCTACATCACTCAGGTCTATCTTCTCCGTGGAGAGACTCTCCGCTCTCGTCTGGCCGCCGTCTCTCTCTATCAGCAGGAGGGCATGGACGCAGACATGAGCTTCTGTAAGAGCGTCCGGGAGCAG GGCATCTTCATGTTCGTGTCAAACAGGGATGAGTTTGGCCGTCTGGTCTCCTCCACCAATTACAACATCAGCCGTCTTCATCCAGACATGTGGCAGATATTCGACAACCCAATG gaCTGGAGAGAGAAATACATCCATGAGAATTACTCCAAGATTTTTGAAGATGATGAGAAGATCGTTGAGCAG cccT CAGGCGTGTACTGGTTCCCAGCGTTCTCTGAAAGAATGTGTGATGAGCTTGTGGAGACCATGGAGGACTTCGGTGGATGGTCTGGAGGAAAACACACG GACGAACGGTTAGCTGGAGGTTATGAGAACGTTCCCACAGTCGACATTCACATGAATCAGATCCAGTACGAGAAAGAGTGGCTGAAGTTCCTCAAGGACTAC ATCGTTCCTGTGATGAAGCTCTACCCAGGGTACTACCCCAAG gCTCAGGCTGTGATGAACTTTGTGGTCCGTTACCGCCCCGATGAGCAGCCGTCGCTCCGTCCTCATCACGACTCGTCCACGTTCACCATCAACATCGCGCTCAACAGCAAAAACATTGACTATGAG ggcgGAGGCTGTCGGTTCCTGCGTTACGACTGTAAGGTGGAGGCTCCCAGGAAGGGCTGGTCGTTCATGCACCCGGGCCGACTCACACACTATCACGAGGGACTTCCTGTCACGCAAGGAACGAGATACATCATGGTGTCCTTCGTTGACCCTTaa